The following coding sequences lie in one Pseudomonas svalbardensis genomic window:
- a CDS encoding 2-hydroxyacid dehydrogenase, protein MALLYKADPVRGEQWKALFAEHAPDIEWRAWPDIGDPADIKYLAAWQAPDDLEALLPNLKVLFALSAGVDQLDLSRLPASLPVVRLLDPGITRGMCEYASFAVLSLHRDMLRYRQQQMARCWQAHLLQPAATRRIGIMGLGTQAQQILATLQPLGFALSGWARSAHQVAGVECYAGREQLPAFLSQCDILLCVLPLTEQTQGILDRELFRQMPHGAALINMGRGGHLVENDLLEALDSGQLSGAVLDVLQEEPAPADHPFWDHPQILLTPHIAAMTQPESAFGVLLENIRRHQRGAPMVGQIDRKQGY, encoded by the coding sequence ATGGCCCTGCTCTATAAAGCTGACCCTGTGCGCGGCGAACAGTGGAAAGCGCTGTTTGCCGAACACGCCCCGGATATCGAATGGCGCGCCTGGCCGGACATCGGTGATCCCGCGGACATCAAGTACCTCGCCGCCTGGCAGGCACCTGACGATCTAGAGGCTTTGCTGCCGAATCTGAAAGTGTTGTTCGCGTTGTCCGCTGGGGTTGATCAACTGGACCTCAGTCGCTTGCCCGCGAGCTTGCCGGTGGTGCGCCTGCTGGACCCCGGCATCACCCGAGGCATGTGCGAATACGCCAGTTTTGCGGTGCTGAGCCTGCACCGGGACATGCTGCGTTATCGCCAGCAGCAAATGGCGCGGTGCTGGCAGGCGCACTTGCTGCAACCGGCGGCCACGCGGCGGATCGGGATCATGGGCCTTGGCACCCAGGCTCAGCAGATTCTGGCGACGTTGCAGCCGTTGGGTTTTGCCTTGTCGGGTTGGGCGCGCAGTGCGCATCAGGTCGCTGGTGTGGAGTGCTATGCCGGGCGCGAGCAACTGCCGGCGTTTCTCAGCCAGTGCGACATTCTGCTGTGCGTGCTGCCACTGACTGAGCAGACTCAGGGCATTCTTGATCGTGAGTTGTTCCGGCAAATGCCCCATGGCGCTGCGTTGATCAATATGGGTCGTGGCGGGCATCTGGTGGAAAATGACTTGCTTGAGGCGCTGGACAGCGGGCAGCTCAGTGGCGCGGTGCTCGATGTGCTGCAAGAAGAACCGGCGCCGGCGGATCACCCGTTTTGGGATCATCCGCAGATTCTGCTGACACCGCATATTGCCGCGATGACGCAGCCGGAGAGTGCGTTTGGGGTGTTGCTGGAGAATATCCGACGGCATCAAAGAGGCGCGCCGATGGTGGGCCAGATCGATCGAAAACAAGGTTACTGA
- a CDS encoding ATP-binding protein — MAIEETLLRQRKVLAKFGELALASDDLEHILDEACRLVGDALETNLAKFMQLQEDGITFFVRNGVGWTPDVVGKVRVQAREGSPELYSLNTNAPVISTDISTETRFRYHDFHMKNGVKAFVNVLVHGANGERPFGIFEVDSRSPRQFTESDIDFLRGYSNLLGAVLKRSKTSEAMRLTEKKLRESERHYRIAAELNPLWPWTADKVGNLISIDQRWYEYTGLSPAQTLERQWANAAYPADQVSIANLWDQSLATLQPFDLQIRLRKHTGDYRWFRVLALCSLNTAGQCEQWYGTIEDVDDRVQLESALRDWNDLLEDRIAQRTQQLEEEQHERAVTESKLRQSQKMEAVGQLTGGIAHDFNNLLAGIIGSLELMQRRIDAGRYNELARYNFVAMTSASRAAALTQRLLAFSRQQSLKPELLEPRKVVAGLEEMIRRTVGPNIIVECSFRATDRIRCDLNQLENALLNLAINARDAMPNGGRLDLQVERYVIDEASSSEKVMPPGTYVSIAVTDSGTGISPDILSRIFDPFFTTKKIGEGTGLGLSMIYGFTQQSGGQVRVHSSLGVGTTVTMYFPVNDSRPDDPKGDLGESHQPEPFGNNETILLVDDEAAIRQMGAELLSETGYRVIEAVDSDSAMKQAEKLEHLDLLLTDIGLPGLMNGISLAAELKKKYPQLKVLFITGFAGGARLVTVDATTRILTKPFSLNELSSRVNSLINTLSNSN, encoded by the coding sequence ATGGCAATCGAGGAAACGTTACTGCGCCAGCGCAAAGTGCTTGCCAAGTTTGGCGAGCTAGCCTTGGCATCAGATGACCTTGAGCACATCCTTGATGAGGCGTGTCGGTTAGTCGGTGACGCGCTCGAAACCAATCTGGCCAAATTCATGCAGCTGCAGGAAGACGGCATCACGTTCTTCGTGCGAAACGGTGTGGGTTGGACGCCCGATGTTGTCGGGAAGGTTCGGGTGCAAGCACGCGAAGGAAGCCCAGAACTGTATTCACTTAACACGAACGCCCCAGTCATATCGACGGACATTTCAACAGAAACACGATTCCGCTATCACGACTTTCATATGAAAAACGGGGTAAAAGCCTTCGTCAACGTTTTAGTCCACGGCGCCAATGGCGAACGTCCTTTCGGGATCTTTGAGGTTGATAGTCGAAGTCCTCGCCAGTTCACAGAAAGCGATATCGATTTCCTTCGGGGGTACAGCAACCTACTCGGCGCAGTTTTGAAGCGTTCCAAAACTTCGGAAGCCATGCGTTTAACGGAAAAAAAATTGCGCGAAAGCGAGCGGCATTACCGCATCGCAGCTGAGCTCAATCCACTTTGGCCTTGGACTGCTGATAAAGTCGGCAACCTTATCTCCATCGATCAGCGCTGGTATGAATATACCGGTCTGTCACCTGCGCAGACATTGGAACGGCAGTGGGCTAATGCCGCTTACCCCGCAGACCAGGTATCAATAGCTAATTTGTGGGATCAATCACTGGCCACACTGCAACCTTTCGACTTACAAATCCGTTTACGAAAACATACAGGCGACTACCGTTGGTTTAGAGTCCTTGCGTTGTGTAGTCTTAACACCGCCGGACAATGCGAGCAGTGGTACGGCACAATCGAAGATGTAGACGATCGGGTACAGTTAGAGAGCGCACTACGGGACTGGAACGACTTGCTGGAGGATCGTATCGCTCAACGTACTCAGCAACTTGAGGAGGAACAGCATGAGCGCGCCGTGACGGAGTCCAAGCTACGGCAGAGTCAAAAAATGGAAGCTGTCGGCCAGCTTACTGGGGGAATAGCCCATGACTTCAATAATCTGCTAGCCGGCATAATTGGTAGCCTGGAGCTGATGCAGCGGCGCATCGATGCTGGCCGCTACAATGAGCTAGCCCGATATAACTTTGTTGCCATGACCTCAGCATCTCGGGCGGCCGCATTAACGCAGCGTCTACTGGCATTTTCGAGACAACAATCACTCAAACCGGAACTCCTCGAACCTCGCAAAGTGGTGGCAGGACTGGAAGAAATGATTCGCCGTACGGTCGGGCCAAACATCATTGTGGAGTGCTCATTCAGGGCAACCGATCGCATTAGATGCGACCTCAACCAACTGGAAAATGCGTTGCTTAATCTTGCGATCAACGCACGGGACGCAATGCCCAATGGGGGTAGGCTCGACCTACAGGTCGAGCGATACGTCATCGATGAAGCGTCCTCCTCCGAAAAAGTAATGCCGCCTGGAACGTATGTGAGCATAGCTGTCACAGATTCAGGCACTGGAATCAGTCCGGACATCTTGTCGCGCATATTTGACCCATTTTTCACGACCAAGAAGATTGGGGAAGGTACCGGATTAGGCCTTTCGATGATTTATGGCTTCACCCAGCAATCCGGTGGCCAAGTTAGAGTTCACAGTAGCCTTGGTGTTGGCACCACAGTGACCATGTATTTTCCAGTTAATGATTCGCGGCCTGACGACCCAAAAGGAGACCTGGGCGAATCCCATCAGCCAGAACCATTCGGCAACAATGAAACTATTTTGCTGGTGGACGACGAAGCGGCTATCAGACAGATGGGGGCGGAGCTTTTGTCAGAAACTGGCTATCGCGTCATTGAAGCAGTGGATAGTGATTCCGCAATGAAGCAAGCGGAGAAGCTGGAACACCTAGATTTACTGCTCACCGATATAGGCTTACCCGGATTGATGAACGGGATCAGCTTGGCTGCGGAACTCAAGAAGAAATATCCGCAACTCAAAGTGCTTTTTATCACCGGGTTCGCTGGCGGTGCGAGATTGGTCACGGTCGATGCGACTACTCGGATTCTAACCAAGCCCTTTAGTCTGAACGAACTCAGTTCGCGAGTGAACTCGTTGATAAACACTCTCTCAAATAGCAATTAG
- a CDS encoding HAD family hydrolase gives MGLTDYRALLIDCDEVLVDRDSGVWTALQPLLDSRGGHSDKEQVLAEYSEVVRALYPRFAELGFSGVLCFAHRQLAERWGLKASWEEGMSFARSVAGWSLFEDAPGAMLYLRKFYRLLVHGDRGVEDRGLLCERLGILPDDFISLASDPLLDPQWLKANDFEAGNILHVTRPSADRQAAKDVCLICRGRSKRPTPCAADYCINSMADLVAQHQLSLRR, from the coding sequence ATGGGGCTGACTGATTATCGAGCACTGCTCATCGATTGCGATGAGGTCCTGGTCGATCGGGACTCGGGTGTCTGGACGGCACTGCAACCGCTGCTGGACAGCCGAGGCGGTCATTCGGACAAGGAACAGGTGCTGGCCGAATACAGCGAGGTGGTGCGAGCGCTGTATCCGCGTTTCGCTGAACTGGGCTTTAGTGGCGTGCTGTGTTTCGCCCATCGCCAGTTGGCCGAGCGCTGGGGCCTGAAAGCCAGCTGGGAGGAGGGCATGAGCTTTGCCCGTTCGGTGGCCGGCTGGTCGCTGTTCGAGGACGCGCCCGGGGCGATGTTGTACCTGCGCAAGTTCTACCGCTTGCTGGTGCACGGCGACCGGGGCGTCGAGGATCGAGGGCTGCTGTGTGAGCGGTTGGGGATCCTGCCCGACGATTTCATTTCACTGGCCAGCGACCCTTTACTCGATCCGCAGTGGTTAAAGGCCAACGATTTTGAAGCCGGCAACATCCTGCACGTGACCCGACCTTCGGCCGATCGACAGGCGGCCAAAGACGTGTGCCTGATCTGTCGCGGCCGGTCAAAACGCCCCACGCCTTGCGCGGCGGATTACTGTATTAACAGCATGGCGGATCTGGTGGCTCAGCATCAGCTGTCTTTACGGCGCTGA
- a CDS encoding NAD-dependent succinate-semialdehyde dehydrogenase, protein MLKNRLKDPSLLAELAYVDGQWIGADNAATLDVIDPANGQLIGRVPAMQGAETRRAIEAAGKAWPAWRARPAAERAALLERWYQAMIDNLDDLALIMTCEQGKPLNEAKGEIRYGAGFVKWFAEEARRVYGETMPAPSGDRRLLTLKQPVGVCAAITPWNFPNAMITRKCAPALAAGCPIIVKPSDLTPLSALALAVLAERVGIPAGVFNVLTGMPAGIGEELTGNPSVRKISFTGSTAVGRLLMRQSAEHIKRLSLELGGNAPFIVFDDADLEQAVAGIMLSKFRNAGQTCVCANRILVQDGIYERFAQRLVEEVGKLKVGIGLDADVTIGPLINPAAVSKVARHIDDALSQGARLLCGGIPEGDSQFVQPTVLGEAHAGMLLANEETFGPVAPLMRFTDEAEALALANATPYGLGAYYFTQDLRRSWRFGEALEFGMVGLNTGIISMEVAPFGGIKQSGLGREGSKYGLDEYLEVKAFHIGGL, encoded by the coding sequence ATGCTCAAGAATCGTTTGAAAGACCCCAGCCTTTTAGCAGAACTCGCCTATGTCGACGGGCAGTGGATCGGCGCCGACAACGCCGCGACTCTGGACGTCATCGACCCGGCCAACGGCCAGCTAATTGGCCGCGTACCGGCGATGCAAGGCGCGGAAACCCGTCGCGCCATTGAAGCCGCCGGAAAAGCCTGGCCGGCCTGGCGCGCTCGCCCGGCGGCGGAACGTGCGGCGCTGCTTGAGCGCTGGTATCAGGCCATGATCGATAACCTCGACGACCTGGCGCTGATCATGACCTGCGAACAGGGCAAACCGTTGAACGAAGCCAAAGGCGAAATTCGCTACGGCGCCGGTTTCGTCAAATGGTTCGCCGAGGAGGCCCGACGGGTCTACGGCGAAACCATGCCGGCCCCCAGCGGCGACCGCCGACTGCTGACCCTCAAGCAACCGGTGGGTGTTTGCGCCGCGATCACCCCATGGAATTTCCCCAACGCGATGATCACCCGCAAATGCGCGCCAGCCCTGGCGGCCGGGTGCCCGATCATCGTCAAACCCTCGGACCTGACGCCGTTGTCTGCGTTGGCGTTGGCGGTGTTGGCCGAACGGGTCGGCATCCCGGCCGGGGTGTTCAACGTGTTGACCGGCATGCCCGCCGGCATCGGCGAAGAGCTGACCGGTAACCCAAGCGTGCGCAAGATTTCCTTCACCGGCTCGACCGCCGTCGGCCGCTTGCTGATGCGCCAGAGCGCCGAACACATCAAGCGCTTGAGCCTGGAGCTGGGCGGCAACGCGCCGTTCATTGTGTTCGACGACGCTGACCTTGAGCAGGCCGTCGCCGGCATCATGCTCAGCAAGTTTCGCAACGCCGGGCAAACCTGCGTCTGTGCCAATCGCATTCTGGTGCAGGACGGCATCTACGAACGTTTCGCCCAGCGTCTGGTGGAGGAGGTGGGCAAGCTCAAGGTCGGTATCGGCCTGGACGCCGACGTCACCATCGGTCCGCTGATCAATCCGGCGGCGGTGAGCAAAGTCGCCCGGCACATCGACGATGCCCTGAGCCAGGGCGCGCGTTTGCTCTGCGGCGGCATTCCCGAGGGCGACAGCCAATTCGTGCAGCCTACGGTCCTCGGCGAAGCACATGCGGGCATGCTACTGGCCAACGAAGAAACCTTCGGTCCGGTGGCGCCGCTGATGCGTTTCACTGACGAAGCGGAAGCCCTCGCGCTGGCCAATGCCACGCCTTACGGTTTGGGTGCCTACTATTTCACCCAGGACTTGCGTCGTTCATGGCGTTTCGGCGAGGCGCTGGAGTTCGGCATGGTCGGCCTCAACACCGGGATCATTTCCATGGAAGTCGCCCCGTTCGGCGGCATCAAACAGTCGGGCCTGGGCCGCGAAGGCAGCAAGTACGGTCTGGATGAATACCTTGAAGTCAAAGCCTTCCACATCGGTGGGCTGTAA
- the gabT gene encoding 4-aminobutyrate--2-oxoglutarate transaminase encodes MNSKVDETLHLLRQRDQFVPRGLVTAHPLVIDRAQGTELWDVDGKRYLDFVGGIGVLNIGHNHPKVVAAVLAQLQKVSHACFQVVAYKPYLDLAQRLCEMIGGKEAYKAAFFTSGAEAVENAVKIARAHTNRSAVIAFRGGFHGRTLLGTTLTGMSQPYKQNFGPFAPEVFHTPYPNAYRGVTSEMALKALDELLATQVAPERVAAIIIEPVQGDGGFLSAPAEFLQALRGLTEKHGIVLILDEIQTGFGRTGKWFGFQHAGIQPDLVTVAKSLAGGLPLSGVVGKVEIMDAPLPGGLGGTYGGNALSCAAALAVIDAFEEEQLLARAEALGERLRQGLLRLQARYGQIGDVRGTGFMLAIELIKDDAARTPDADLNQRLIDEARAGGLLVIKCGVYRNVLRFLAPLVTTEAQVDEALQILEAALARVLN; translated from the coding sequence ATGAATAGCAAAGTCGACGAAACCCTTCATTTGCTCCGTCAGCGCGATCAATTCGTGCCGCGTGGCCTGGTTACCGCTCACCCGTTGGTGATCGATCGCGCCCAAGGTACCGAGTTGTGGGACGTGGACGGCAAGCGCTACCTGGATTTTGTCGGCGGCATCGGTGTGCTGAACATCGGTCACAACCACCCGAAGGTGGTCGCTGCGGTGCTGGCGCAATTGCAAAAGGTCTCTCACGCCTGTTTCCAGGTGGTGGCCTATAAGCCTTATCTGGACCTGGCCCAGCGCCTGTGCGAAATGATCGGTGGCAAAGAAGCGTATAAAGCGGCGTTCTTTACTTCCGGTGCCGAGGCGGTGGAAAACGCGGTGAAGATCGCCCGCGCTCACACTAACCGCTCGGCCGTGATCGCCTTCCGCGGCGGCTTCCACGGCCGTACCTTGCTCGGCACCACGCTGACCGGCATGAGCCAGCCGTACAAGCAGAACTTCGGGCCGTTCGCCCCGGAGGTGTTCCACACCCCGTATCCGAATGCGTATCGCGGTGTCACCAGTGAGATGGCGCTCAAGGCCCTCGACGAGTTGCTGGCCACCCAGGTTGCCCCTGAGCGTGTCGCCGCGATCATCATCGAACCGGTGCAGGGCGACGGTGGTTTCCTGTCGGCACCGGCGGAGTTTCTCCAGGCCTTGCGCGGGCTGACTGAAAAGCACGGCATTGTGCTGATTCTCGATGAAATCCAGACCGGTTTCGGCCGTACCGGCAAGTGGTTCGGTTTCCAGCACGCCGGCATTCAGCCCGACCTGGTGACCGTCGCCAAAAGTCTGGCCGGTGGCTTGCCGTTGTCCGGGGTGGTCGGCAAGGTCGAGATCATGGACGCGCCGCTGCCCGGCGGCCTGGGCGGCACGTACGGTGGCAACGCCTTGTCCTGCGCCGCCGCGCTGGCGGTGATCGATGCCTTCGAGGAAGAACAACTGCTGGCCCGCGCCGAAGCACTGGGCGAGCGTTTGCGTCAGGGGCTGCTGCGTTTGCAGGCCCGTTACGGGCAAATCGGCGACGTGCGCGGCACCGGGTTCATGCTGGCAATCGAATTGATCAAGGATGACGCGGCCCGCACGCCGGACGCTGACCTGAATCAGCGACTGATCGATGAAGCCCGGGCCGGCGGTTTACTGGTGATCAAATGCGGTGTGTACCGCAACGTCCTGCGCTTCCTCGCACCGCTGGTGACCACCGAAGCACAGGTCGATGAAGCGCTGCAGATTCTTGAAGCGGCATTGGCACGCGTCTTGAACTGA